One stretch of Periplaneta americana isolate PAMFEO1 chromosome 1, P.americana_PAMFEO1_priV1, whole genome shotgun sequence DNA includes these proteins:
- the Su(var)3-3 gene encoding lysine-specific histone demethylase 1A, with protein sequence MNTNTFHEIDIERKRFCMESENSGVSDTGDAQEEGRRMSRRKKAKVEYRKMEEKYNQLLDEEDAAEKSKVGSMGISEKKFTPMPETQMTEAAATPVDVPVTTIKIDKEEPDFDHDDPTGLEGAAFQSRLPFDKLTAKEASSFPDVSQGPPQTQKVFLHIRNRLLQLWLENPKQQLLFEDALPQIEPPYNSDEPLALRVHGFLERYGYINFGIFKRLKTIPTKKLGKVVVVGAGIAGLAAAQQLNQFGMEVVVLEARDRVGGRIATFRKANYVADLGAMVVTGLGGNPVTVLSKQINMELHKIKQKCPLYESNGNTVPKDKDEMVEREFNRLLEATSYLSHQLDLNYASGKPVSLGQALEWVIKLQEKNVKEKQVQHWKAVIALQEKLKVNQHNMLTLKERIEELNKQYKELCESKGIKDITQEFVMRSKLRDLNNACREWDQFLEQQKEIEDKLHELDASPPSDVYLSSRDRQILDWHFANLEFANATPLTNLSLKHWDQDDDFEFTGSHLTVRNGYSCVPVALSEGLDIKLNTAVRQIRYGPSGVEVMTTNSRNNSNPVTYKGDVVLCTLPLGVLKQSTATNTQGVSNIVQFSPPLPDWKVAAIQRLGFGSLNKVVLCFERIFWDPSTNLFGHVGSTTASRGELFLFWNLYRAPVLLALVAGEAAAIMENVSDDVIVGRCIAVLKGIFGNGAVPQPKETVVTRWRTDPWARGSYSFVAVGSSGGDYDMLSAPVAPSAQAGQTAKCRLFFAGEHTIRNYPATVHGAFLSGLREGAHIADEFLGSPYAPPTQQTTANTVPAARAPPAAATQ encoded by the coding sequence ATGAACACAAATACATTTCACGAAATTGACATCGAACGAAAGCGATTTTGTATGGAGAGTGAAAATAGTGGTGTGAGTGATACAGGGGACGcacaagaggaaggcagaagaaTGAGCCGAAGAAAGAAAGCTAAAGTTGAATACAGAAAAATGGAAGAGAAGTATAACCAACTGCTGGATGAAGAGGACGCCGCAGAAAAATCGAAAGTTGGCAGTATGGGTATCTCGGAAAAAAAATTTACGCCAATGCCAGAAACACAAATGACAGAAGCAGCTGCAACACCTGTTGATGTTCCGGTTACCACAATTAAAATTGATAAAGAGGAACCCGATTTTGATCATGATGATCCCACTGGCTTAGAAGGCGCAGCATTTCAAAGTAGACTGCCATTTGATAAGCTTACTGCAAAAGAAGCATCCTCCTTTCCAGACGTATCACAAGGACCACCACAAACACAGAAGGTATTTCTACATATTAGAAACAGGTTGTTACAGTTATGGTTAGAAAATCCAAAACAGCAGTTGTTATTTGAAGATGCTCTACCACAGATTGAACCACCTTATAACAGTGATGAGCCTTTAGCTCTTAGAGTTCATGGATTTCTGGAAAGATATGGTTACATAAACTTCGGCATATTCAAGAGACTTAAAACTATTCCGACAAAGAAACTTGGAAAAGTCGTTGTGGTAGGAGCAGGTATTGCTGGTCTCGCAGCAGCTCAGCAATTGAATCAGTTTGGAATGGAAGTTGTAGTTCTGGAAGCTAGGGATCGAGTTGGTGGACGTATTGCTACGTTTCGAAAAGCAAATTATGTTGCGGATCTTGGTGCCATGGTCGTTACGGGTCTGGGTGGTAACCCAGTTACTGTACTATCTAAACAGATTAATATGGAGTTACACAAGATAAAGCAAAAATGTCCCCTGTATGAATCAAATGGTAACACGGTACCGAAAGACAAGGACGAGATGGTAGAGAGGGAGTTTAATCGCTTGCTTGAGGCTACAAGCTACTTGTCCCACCAGCTCGATCTGAATTATGCTAGTGGCAAACCAGTTTCTCTTGGCCAAGCACTGGAATGGGTAATTAAATTACAAGAAAAGAATGTGAAAGAAAAGCAGGTTCAGCACTGGAAAGCAGTAATAGCTTTACAGGAAAAACTGAAAGTCAATCAGCATAACATGTTGACCTTGAAAGAAAGAATCGAAGAGTTGAACAAACAGTATAAAGAACTCTGCGAGAGCAAGGGCATAAAAGATATAACGCAGGAATTTGTGATGAGATCCAAGCTTAGAGATTTGAACAATGCCTGTCGTGAGTGGGACCAGTTTCTAGAACAACAGAAAGAGATTGAAGACAAATTACATGAGCTCGACGCCTCTCCTCCTAGCGACGTTTATTTGTCTTCTAGAGACAGGCAGATATTGGACTGGCATTTTGCAAACCTGGAATTTGCAAATGCTACACCACTGACGAATCTTTCTCTCAAGCATTGGGACCAGGATGACGACTTTGAATTTACAGGCAGCCATCTTACTGTGAGGAACGGGTACTCCTGTGTGCCAGTTGCATTGTCTGAGGGACTGGACATCAAATTGAACACTGCTGTGAGACAGATCCGTTATGGCCCTAGCGGAGTGGAAGTCATGACCACAAATTCACGCAACAATAGCAACCCAGTTACATACAAAGGAGATGTGGTGCTGTGCACTCTGCCGCTTGGGGTGCTGAAGCAGTCGACAGCAACCAACACCCAGGGTGTGAGCAACATCGTGCAGTTTTCACCACCTCTTCCAGACTGGAAGGTAGCTGCCATCCAACGCCTTGGTTTTGGGAGTCTAAACAAAGTGGTACTCTGTTTTGAACGCATTTTCTGGGATCCTAGCACCAATCTGTTCGGTCATGTGGGCAGTACCACTGCAAGTCGCGGAGAACTCTTCCTTTTCTGGAATCTCTACCGTGCACCTGTGCTGCTTGCATTAGTAGCAGGTGAGGCTGCTGCCATCATGGAAAATGTCAGTGATGATGTCATTGTGGGTCGTTGCATTGCTGTACTCAAGGGAATTTTCGGAAATGGTGCTGTGCCCCAACCCAAGGAGACTGTAGTAACTCGATGGAGAACCGATCCCTGGGCCCGTGGTTCTTACTCCTTCGTGGCAGTGGGATCATCAGGCGGTGACTACGACATGCTGTCAGCTCCAGTAGCGCCATCTGCCCAAGCAGGGCAGACTGCTAAGTGCAGACTGTTCTTTGCAGGTGAGCACACCATTAGAAACTACCCTGCCACAGTGCATGGTGCCTTCCTCAGTGGTCTGCGTGAGGGTGCTCACATTGCTGATGAGTTCTTGGGGAGTCCCTACGCTCCTCCGACACAGCAGACAACAGCAAACACGGTGCCTGCTGCTCGAGCCCCACCTGCGGCTGCCACCCAGTAG